TTGTTTGGCAGCATATCTGCACTGAATCTCAATCACCAAGAGGGAGAGGAAGTGCTACTGCATCTCAATCAGCCACAAAATGCGCTCCTGCACGAAAAGACCAATCAAATTCTTCTTGAACGAGCACCCCAGATTTTACTTCCCATCATCCAAGACGGCATCGCCGCTGGAGACATGAAGACCGACTATCCCTACGAAAGCTTGGAAATGATTCTTACTTATTCGCTTCAAGTTTTTGGCAGCAGCTTTCAGGCTCTACCTCCAGAAAAACAGCAGCAAAAACTACAAGCTTTTCTCTATCTTTTAGAAACTATTTTTCACAGCCGGCAAGGCTACTTCAATCCCTTTCTATCTTTGATTCAGACACAAAGCAGCTAGAAAGCTAAGCACTAGATTTACTATTTACACTTACTTGCCATTACAAGCATAAGGAGGCAACTATGAAACAATCAGGTTTTAGACTCTTTTTATTGATTTGGATTGGAAGCCTCATTTCAGAAATCGGCTCTGGTATGACTTCTTTCGCTTTAGGTGTTTATATCTTCCAGCTGACCGGTTTGGTTTCTGTTTCTTCTTTTGTTACCCTTTGTGCTTTCCTACCCGGTCTTTTGGTTACTCCTCTGGCTGGAATTCTGGCAGATCGCTATGACCGAAGATCGCTGATGGCCCTGGGAGATGGCCTGTCAGGCTTAGGAGTTCTCTGGATTTACTTTAGTCTTAAGAATCCTGCTTTGATTTTTATCTGTATCGGAGCTGCTATTAGCTCGCTCTTTTCAGCCTTGGTCAATCCAGCCTTTCGAGCTACAATTTCCGACTTGCTACCGGAGGATCAGTTATCAAAAGCAACTGGTTTGTCCCAGATTAATGGCATTGCTCGCTATCTGATTTCACCAGCCTTGGCTGGAATGATTTTGGCAAGTGGACATATCAGTACGATTCTGTTGCTGGACTTTTCAACCATTTTCGTGACAGTAGCCTGCACCTTGCTGGCTCGTAGGGCCATTCACACACAAGTTTATAGCAGTGATAGTCGTTTCTGGGCTGATTTCCTTAAAGGTTTTCAAATCGTCTATGGAAAAAAAGGCATCTGGATTTTAGTCCTAGCCGGAACAGGCTTTTCCTTCTTTCTGGGAACTGTCCAAATCCTGCTTTCTCCCTTGGTGCTGGCTTTCGCAGACGCCGAAACAGCCGGCTGGGTCATGACCATCTCCAGCAGCGGAATGCTGATAGGAGGCTTGGTTCTGGGGATATTTGCTATCAAAAAACACTTCCACCGTATGCTCTGTCTCTCTCTATTTCTACTGGGACTCTTCATGGTTGGGCTGGGAATGAAGGAAAACTTCATCTGGATTTGCAGCTTTGGCTTTCTCCTCTTTGCTGCCCTACCTTTCGCAAATACAGCCATTGACTATCTGGTCCGCATCAATATTAACAAAGCAGATCAAGGCAAGGTCTGGGGAACCATTGGGATTATTTCTCAGCTGGGCTATGTGCTAGCTTATGCTGGCATGGGTTGGGTCGCGGATACTCTTTTCAAGCCCTCGCTGACTTACTTTGGCTGGCTGGCAAATTCTGTCGGAAAAATCATCGGTGTTGGAGGAGGCAGAGGCTACGGTCTGCTCTTTATCCTATCCGGTATCTCTATCAGCATCGGTGCTTATCTGCTCTCCCGAGCACGTTCAGTAAAGGAGCTGGAATATGTTTCAACGCTTGATAAAAAATGATTTAAAAGAAAACAAAGTCAGCATGCTAGTCATTGGACTTTTCCTGCTTCTGACTCTGACTCTGAGCTTTGCAGCCACTCGCCTGACCGTTAGTCTCACTAGCTCGATTGAGCGCTTTGTGGAAACAGCTAAAAGTCCTCACCTACTACAGATGCACAGCGGAAACGTCAACCGAGAACGCCTGCAAAACTTCGTCCAGCAGCATCCGGAAATTGCCTCCTGGCAGCTGACAGACTTTGTCAACGTGGAAGGGTCAGCCATCCGCATCAATGGGCAAGACTCGCTTCAGGACAGCTCTCAGGATAATGGCTTTTCCAGTCAGAACCAAAACTTTGACTTTCTGCTGGATCAGAATAACCAGCCAGCCCAGCCTCGGCCGGGGCAAGTTTATATCCCCCTTTATTATTACAATAGCGGAAAAATCAAAATTGGCGACAAAATAAGAGTCGGCAAGCTAGAGCTAACTGTCCAGGGCTTTATCCGAGATGCCCAGATGAATGCTGGTCTAGTCTCCTCCAAGCGCTTCCTCATCTCGCAAACTGATTTGCAGACTCTGAAAAAAGAAGCATTTGCATCTAATGAGAACCTGATTGCCTTTCGAGTGCATAAGCTTAGCCAAATCTCAGCTATCGAGCAAGCCTATAAAAATGCCGAGCTTGAGTCCAATGGACCGCCTATGATTACCTATCCGACCATCAAGATGATTAACGGCTTCAATGATGCTCTAGTCATCCTAGTCATGGGGCTGCTGGTTATGGCCATCATTGGCATCACCTTTCTCTGCATGCGCTTTGCCCTCTTGACCAAGATTCAAGAAGAACTGCAGCAGATTGCCGTTATGAAGGTGATGGGGTTACCCCAAAGCTTTATCGGCAGGGTCTATCTGACCAAGTATTATTTCTGCCTAGCTCTAGCAACCATCGCAGGCTGGGGACTGTCCTTTCTCCTGAGTTCTCCTTTTAAAAAGCAGATGGCACTGTCTATGGGGCAAAGTCCGACGCCCTTCTATAGCTATCTTTTGGAAATGCTAGTAGCTCTGTTGCTCTGTCTCTTGGTCTTCTGGCTGACTGCCCGTCCTCTCAGCTCCTTTAAGAAAATGACACCCGGCCAAGCTCTAAGATTAGCTTCTTCCAACAGTCTGACCGAGACGCGTTCTACTCCGAAAATGGGATTACCAACTATCCCCCTCTTAGACAGATCCTATTTCGCCCTAAAAACGATTCTGAATCATAAAAAACTCTATTTGACTATCTTGCTCATTGTCAGTCTGATTAGCCTGCTTATCCTGCTGCCAGCCAGTCTCTACAGTACTGTGATGGACAAAAATTTCATTCAGTATATGGGAGCTGGTCAGTCAGATGTGCTGGTTGATATTTCTCAGACTGATGATATCGATACCAAGGCTGCCCAGCTTCTGAAAGAACTGCAGGCAGACAAGGATATCGCAGAGATTAATCAGTACCAGAGCCAGAATTTCTCCTATCAAGACCAGCAAGGTCAAACACAGCAGTTGCGGGTAACTCTGGGAAACCATGCAGGATTTCCAGTCAAATACAGCCAAGGCCGCTATCCTAAAAACGAGCATGAAATTGCCCTCTCCAAGCTTAAGGCAGAAGAGCTCAAGCTAAAAGTAGGAGACAGCTTGACCTTGACGGTGGATGGTCAAGCACGAAAACTAAAAGTAGTCGGTATATACTCGGACCTGACTTACGGCGGCAAGACCGCCAAGGCTGTCTTTGTGGCAAAGCAAGCTCAAACACTCAATAGTCTGACGACCATCCGTCTTAAAGATACTAGCAACAAAGCTCAAAAAATCAACGAATGGAAAAAACGCTATTCCAACTATAAATTAACCGACGTAGAAGACTTTTTCCATCAAACTTTTGATGACACT
This window of the Streptococcus sanguinis genome carries:
- a CDS encoding TetR/AcrR family transcriptional regulator — encoded protein: MANKKDFILDTAQKLFMEQGFDQTSISQILEATQIARGTLYYYFSSKEEIMDAIIERTIERAFTASQAFANNRELTVLERLFGSISALNLNHQEGEEVLLHLNQPQNALLHEKTNQILLERAPQILLPIIQDGIAAGDMKTDYPYESLEMILTYSLQVFGSSFQALPPEKQQQKLQAFLYLLETIFHSRQGYFNPFLSLIQTQSS
- a CDS encoding MFS transporter — encoded protein: MKQSGFRLFLLIWIGSLISEIGSGMTSFALGVYIFQLTGLVSVSSFVTLCAFLPGLLVTPLAGILADRYDRRSLMALGDGLSGLGVLWIYFSLKNPALIFICIGAAISSLFSALVNPAFRATISDLLPEDQLSKATGLSQINGIARYLISPALAGMILASGHISTILLLDFSTIFVTVACTLLARRAIHTQVYSSDSRFWADFLKGFQIVYGKKGIWILVLAGTGFSFFLGTVQILLSPLVLAFADAETAGWVMTISSSGMLIGGLVLGIFAIKKHFHRMLCLSLFLLGLFMVGLGMKENFIWICSFGFLLFAALPFANTAIDYLVRININKADQGKVWGTIGIISQLGYVLAYAGMGWVADTLFKPSLTYFGWLANSVGKIIGVGGGRGYGLLFILSGISISIGAYLLSRARSVKELEYVSTLDKK
- a CDS encoding ABC transporter permease, producing the protein MFQRLIKNDLKENKVSMLVIGLFLLLTLTLSFAATRLTVSLTSSIERFVETAKSPHLLQMHSGNVNRERLQNFVQQHPEIASWQLTDFVNVEGSAIRINGQDSLQDSSQDNGFSSQNQNFDFLLDQNNQPAQPRPGQVYIPLYYYNSGKIKIGDKIRVGKLELTVQGFIRDAQMNAGLVSSKRFLISQTDLQTLKKEAFASNENLIAFRVHKLSQISAIEQAYKNAELESNGPPMITYPTIKMINGFNDALVILVMGLLVMAIIGITFLCMRFALLTKIQEELQQIAVMKVMGLPQSFIGRVYLTKYYFCLALATIAGWGLSFLLSSPFKKQMALSMGQSPTPFYSYLLEMLVALLLCLLVFWLTARPLSSFKKMTPGQALRLASSNSLTETRSTPKMGLPTIPLLDRSYFALKTILNHKKLYLTILLIVSLISLLILLPASLYSTVMDKNFIQYMGAGQSDVLVDISQTDDIDTKAAQLLKELQADKDIAEINQYQSQNFSYQDQQGQTQQLRVTLGNHAGFPVKYSQGRYPKNEHEIALSKLKAEELKLKVGDSLTLTVDGQARKLKVVGIYSDLTYGGKTAKAVFVAKQAQTLNSLTTIRLKDTSNKAQKINEWKKRYSNYKLTDVEDFFHQTFDDTLAMLRLIQTSVFWTGLSIVFILMTLFVYMIFTKDQADLALYRMLGFGSERLRSHYLLAVCFILMLALAIADLLLLSLGQEVCSLLLSSFGISKLQLITNKSFTFLWTPLALLLSGLTAAHISLRALNKLEIGRYLKEH